From the genome of Streptomyces sp. V1I1, one region includes:
- a CDS encoding class I SAM-dependent methyltransferase, translating to MHKTPAPRLSRNRSRLGHKVRYALRHPQRVLPYLRRASRDGWLRFRHRGSHIAYYRAVMASDTARSPEAAVGGGPSHDRWLAIGQLQYDYLVRHGLNPQDRMLEIGCGNLRAGWRFIEHLEPGHYVGIDISPDILIEAKKTLVQYGLQDKMPYLTPVDDLTLDFLPDAWFTVVHAHSVFSHSPLEVIDECLSHVGRVLAPGGFFDFTYDRTEGSEHQVLGEDFYYRTETMIRLAEKHGLVACFMDDWERLPHGQSKLRVSHPTPDRVT from the coding sequence ATGCACAAGACACCCGCTCCGCGGCTGTCGAGGAACCGTTCACGGCTGGGGCACAAGGTGCGCTACGCGCTGCGGCATCCCCAGCGCGTGCTCCCGTACCTGCGACGGGCGAGCCGGGACGGCTGGCTCCGGTTCCGGCACCGCGGGAGTCACATCGCGTACTACCGGGCGGTGATGGCGTCGGACACGGCGAGGAGTCCGGAGGCGGCGGTCGGCGGCGGCCCGTCGCACGACCGCTGGCTGGCCATCGGACAGCTGCAGTACGACTACCTGGTGCGACACGGCCTGAATCCGCAGGACCGGATGCTGGAGATCGGGTGCGGCAACCTGCGGGCCGGGTGGCGGTTCATCGAGCATTTGGAGCCCGGCCATTACGTCGGCATCGACATCTCGCCCGACATCCTCATCGAGGCCAAGAAGACCCTGGTCCAGTACGGCCTCCAGGACAAGATGCCGTACCTGACACCCGTCGACGACCTGACGCTGGACTTCCTTCCCGATGCCTGGTTCACGGTGGTGCACGCGCACAGCGTGTTCTCGCACTCACCGCTGGAGGTCATCGACGAATGCCTCTCGCACGTCGGACGGGTGCTGGCCCCCGGCGGCTTCTTCGACTTCACCTACGACCGCACCGAAGGCAGCGAGCACCAGGTGCTTGGCGAGGACTTCTACTACCGCACGGAGACGATGATCCGGCTGGCCGAGAAGCACGGTCTCGTCGCCTGCTTCATGGACGACTGGGAGCGACTGCCGCACGGCCAGTCGAAGCTCCGGGTCAGCCATCCCACGCCCGACCGGGTCACCTGA
- a CDS encoding response regulator: MLVVDDDFMVAKLHSRYVSATEGFTVVGVAHSGAEALRAAERLRPDLVLLDIYLPDMDGISVLRELRATEERDGRASVDALFITAARDAGLVRAALRAGALHYLIKPFTQAALQEQLRHVASLRSRFDRLGEARQEDVDQIFGTRPPGSRELPKGLAAHTAELVERILREHPGEDLSASECAEAGSLSRVSARRYLEYFAETGRVEVTLRYGGTGRPERRYRRIG; the protein is encoded by the coding sequence GTGCTGGTGGTGGACGACGACTTCATGGTCGCCAAGCTGCACAGCCGCTATGTGTCCGCGACGGAGGGCTTCACGGTCGTCGGGGTGGCCCACAGCGGCGCCGAAGCGCTGCGCGCGGCCGAGCGGCTTCGGCCGGATCTCGTACTGCTGGACATCTATCTGCCCGACATGGACGGGATCAGCGTGCTGCGGGAGCTGCGTGCGACGGAGGAGCGCGACGGACGTGCTTCCGTGGACGCCCTGTTCATCACGGCCGCGCGGGATGCGGGCCTAGTGCGGGCGGCACTGCGCGCGGGCGCCCTCCACTACCTGATCAAGCCCTTCACCCAGGCGGCGCTCCAGGAACAGCTGCGGCATGTGGCCTCGCTCCGCTCCCGCTTCGACCGGCTGGGCGAGGCCCGCCAGGAGGACGTCGACCAGATCTTCGGCACCCGCCCGCCGGGGTCGCGCGAACTCCCCAAGGGCCTGGCGGCCCACACCGCGGAACTGGTGGAACGGATCCTTCGGGAGCACCCGGGCGAGGACCTGTCGGCCTCGGAGTGCGCGGAGGCGGGCTCCCTGTCCAGGGTCAGCGCGCGCCGGTACCTGGAGTACTTCGCGGAGACGGGGCGGGTGGAGGTGACGCTGCGGTACGGGGGGACGGGGCGGCCGGAGCGGCGGTACCGGCGGATCGGCTGA
- a CDS encoding tripartite tricarboxylate transporter substrate binding protein, translated as MRLRTPLALLGAALLVLVGPPLLTAGSGSDTGTQIPGLRFMVPNTPGGGYDITARTAAKNAEDAELTHNIEVFNLPGAGGTVGLARLVGEHGNGRLAMSMGLGVVGAVHTNKSPKTLADTTPIARLTEEQDIVVVSKDSPYKTIQDLLAAWKKNPGKLPVGGGSSPGGPDHLAPMLMAQAAGIAPKTVNYIPFDGGGELLASILGNKVAFGVSGVGEYLDQIKSGELRLLAVTGPERVPGLDAPTLREAGLDTDFTNWRGVVAPPGLSDAERDKLIGLLEKLHDSPQWKESLKKNGWDDAFLTGDKFGDFLDEQDKSVDSVLKELGL; from the coding sequence GTGCGATTGCGCACTCCCCTCGCCCTGCTCGGGGCGGCGTTGCTGGTGCTCGTGGGGCCGCCGCTGCTCACCGCAGGCAGCGGTTCCGACACCGGTACGCAGATCCCCGGCCTGCGCTTCATGGTCCCCAATACGCCCGGCGGCGGCTATGACATCACCGCCCGTACGGCCGCCAAGAACGCCGAGGACGCCGAGCTCACCCACAACATCGAGGTGTTCAACCTGCCGGGCGCCGGCGGCACCGTCGGTCTGGCCCGTCTCGTCGGCGAGCACGGCAACGGCAGGCTCGCCATGTCCATGGGCCTCGGCGTCGTCGGCGCCGTACACACCAACAAGTCGCCCAAGACCCTCGCCGACACCACCCCGATCGCCCGGCTCACCGAGGAGCAGGACATCGTGGTCGTCAGCAAGGACTCCCCGTACAAGACCATCCAGGATCTGCTCGCGGCCTGGAAGAAGAACCCCGGCAAGCTGCCGGTCGGCGGTGGGTCGTCGCCCGGCGGCCCCGACCACCTCGCGCCCATGCTGATGGCGCAGGCCGCCGGGATCGCGCCCAAGACCGTCAACTACATCCCCTTCGACGGCGGCGGCGAGCTCCTCGCCTCCATCCTCGGCAACAAGGTCGCCTTCGGCGTCTCCGGCGTCGGCGAGTACCTCGACCAGATCAAGTCGGGCGAGCTCCGGCTGCTCGCGGTCACCGGCCCCGAGCGGGTCCCGGGCCTCGACGCCCCCACCCTGCGCGAGGCCGGACTCGACACCGACTTCACCAACTGGCGCGGCGTCGTCGCCCCTCCCGGCCTCTCCGACGCCGAGCGCGACAAGCTCATCGGTCTCCTCGAGAAGCTGCACGACTCCCCCCAGTGGAAGGAGTCGCTGAAGAAGAACGGCTGGGACGACGCCTTCCTCACCGGCGACAAGTTCGGTGACTTCCTCGACGAGCAGGACAAGAGCGTGGACTCGGTGCTGAAGGAGCTCGGGCTGTGA
- a CDS encoding tripartite tricarboxylate transporter TctB family protein produces the protein MTTETEAETETPAPRRSWQEWLREYSELGVSALLFVIGVLVLTDALTMDVDIAQRGPIGPKTVPVVVGIGLLLVAVLLAVDVLRGGRGEAEGGEDIDLSEPSDWRTVLLLAGVFLAFAVLIGPVGFPIAGALLFWGAAFALGSRHLHRDPLIAAVLSLVTYFVFNNLLGVPLPGGPLMGVL, from the coding sequence GTGACGACAGAGACGGAAGCAGAGACCGAAACCCCCGCCCCGCGCCGCTCCTGGCAGGAATGGCTGCGCGAGTACTCCGAACTCGGCGTCAGCGCCCTGCTGTTCGTCATCGGCGTGCTCGTCCTGACGGACGCGCTGACGATGGACGTCGACATCGCACAGCGCGGGCCCATCGGGCCCAAGACTGTCCCCGTCGTCGTCGGCATCGGCCTGCTGCTCGTCGCCGTACTGCTCGCCGTCGACGTACTGCGCGGCGGCCGCGGCGAGGCCGAGGGCGGCGAGGACATCGACCTCAGCGAGCCGAGCGACTGGCGTACGGTGCTGCTCCTCGCGGGCGTCTTCCTCGCCTTCGCCGTGCTCATAGGCCCGGTCGGCTTCCCGATCGCCGGAGCCCTGCTCTTCTGGGGCGCGGCCTTCGCACTCGGCAGCCGCCACCTCCACCGCGACCCGCTGATCGCCGCGGTCCTCTCCCTGGTCACCTACTTCGTCTTCAACAACCTGCTCGGTGTTCCGCTGCCGGGTGGCCCGCTGATGGGAGTGCTTTAG
- a CDS encoding tripartite tricarboxylate transporter permease, protein MDSLNSLLDGFGTALTPVNLLWAAIGVLLGTAIGVLPGIGPAMAVALLLPVTYGLEPTGAFIMFAGIYYGAMFGGSTTSILLNTPGESAAVVAALEGNPMAKAGRGAQALAAAAVGHFAGGMIGTILLVVLAPTVAELAVDIGAPDYFAIMVLAFIAVTSVLGSSRIRGLASLLIGLTLGLVGLDQMTGQQRLTFGSLQLADGIDVVIVAVGLFAIGEALWVAAHLRRSSGEPIPVGRPWLGKSDVRRTWKSWLRGPVIGFPFGAIPAGGAEIPTFLSYVTEKRLSKHKEEFGKGAIEGVAGPESAASASAAGTLVSMLTLGLPTTAVAAVMLAAFQQYGIQPGPLLFEREPDLVWGLIASLFVGMVLLLALNLPLAPVWAKLLRIPRPYLYAGIMFFAAVGAYAVGGEALDLVILLIIGLIGFGMRRYGLPVLPAVIGVILGPAAEQQLRRALQISDGSVTGLFNTPFSVTVYAVIVVLLAWPWLKKLITRRRNVSA, encoded by the coding sequence ATGGACTCTCTCAACTCACTCCTCGACGGCTTCGGCACCGCGCTGACCCCGGTCAATCTGCTCTGGGCGGCGATAGGCGTGCTGCTCGGCACCGCGATCGGCGTACTGCCCGGAATCGGCCCCGCGATGGCGGTGGCGCTGCTGCTGCCGGTGACGTACGGCCTTGAACCCACCGGCGCGTTCATCATGTTCGCCGGCATCTACTACGGAGCGATGTTCGGCGGCTCCACCACATCGATCCTGCTCAACACCCCCGGTGAGAGCGCGGCCGTGGTCGCCGCCCTCGAAGGCAATCCGATGGCGAAAGCCGGACGTGGCGCACAAGCCCTCGCGGCCGCCGCCGTCGGTCACTTCGCCGGCGGCATGATCGGCACCATCCTGCTGGTCGTGCTCGCCCCGACCGTCGCCGAACTGGCCGTCGACATCGGCGCGCCCGACTACTTCGCGATCATGGTCCTGGCCTTTATCGCGGTGACGTCCGTACTTGGTTCGTCGCGTATTCGCGGGCTGGCGTCCCTGCTGATCGGGCTCACCCTCGGGCTCGTCGGCCTGGACCAGATGACGGGCCAGCAGCGGCTCACCTTCGGCTCGCTCCAGCTCGCCGACGGCATCGACGTCGTCATCGTCGCGGTCGGTCTCTTCGCGATCGGCGAGGCGCTGTGGGTGGCGGCCCATCTGCGGCGCAGCAGCGGCGAACCCATCCCGGTCGGCCGGCCCTGGCTCGGCAAGTCCGACGTCAGGCGCACCTGGAAGTCCTGGCTGCGCGGGCCCGTCATCGGCTTCCCGTTCGGCGCGATCCCGGCCGGCGGCGCGGAGATCCCGACGTTCCTGTCGTACGTCACCGAGAAGCGGCTGTCCAAGCACAAGGAGGAGTTCGGAAAGGGAGCCATCGAAGGTGTGGCGGGGCCGGAGTCGGCGGCCTCGGCGTCGGCCGCGGGCACGCTGGTCTCGATGCTGACGCTCGGTCTGCCGACGACCGCCGTCGCGGCCGTGATGCTGGCCGCCTTCCAGCAGTACGGAATCCAGCCCGGGCCGCTGCTGTTCGAGCGCGAGCCGGACCTGGTGTGGGGCCTGATCGCCTCGCTCTTCGTCGGCATGGTGCTGCTGCTCGCGCTGAACCTGCCGCTGGCGCCGGTCTGGGCGAAGCTGCTGCGCATCCCGCGCCCGTACCTCTACGCCGGAATCATGTTCTTCGCCGCGGTCGGCGCGTACGCGGTCGGTGGCGAGGCGCTCGACCTGGTGATCCTGCTGATCATCGGTCTGATCGGCTTCGGTATGCGGCGGTACGGACTTCCCGTGCTGCCGGCGGTGATCGGCGTCATCCTCGGTCCGGCCGCGGAGCAGCAGCTGCGCCGTGCTCTCCAGATCAGTGACGGAAGCGTGACCGGCCTGTTCAACACGCCGTTCTCGGTGACGGTGTACGCCGTGATCGTGGTCCTGCTGGCCTGGCCCTGGCTGAAGAAGCTGATCACGCGCCGCCGTAACGTATCGGCATGA
- a CDS encoding GNAT family N-acetyltransferase encodes MTHDILPLPSVGGPPAVAADVPAVKAVTDAAYHRYIERIGRRPVPMDADHAADVAAGRVYVTGDPVVGVLVLVPHEDHLLLESIAVHPDAHGRGVGRRLLEFVDEHARELGLFEVRLYANALMWENQKIYPRFGYELVERRVEGPYDRFHYRKSLAHY; translated from the coding sequence ATGACCCATGACATCCTCCCCCTACCTTCGGTGGGGGGACCCCCAGCCGTCGCCGCCGACGTGCCCGCCGTCAAAGCGGTGACCGACGCGGCGTACCACCGCTACATCGAGCGCATCGGGCGCCGCCCCGTGCCGATGGACGCGGACCACGCCGCGGATGTGGCGGCCGGCAGGGTGTATGTCACCGGGGATCCGGTGGTGGGAGTCCTGGTCCTCGTCCCGCACGAGGACCATCTCTTGCTCGAGTCGATCGCGGTCCACCCCGACGCCCACGGGCGCGGGGTGGGCCGCCGCCTGCTGGAGTTCGTCGACGAGCACGCGCGGGAGCTGGGCCTCTTCGAGGTGCGGCTCTACGCGAACGCGCTGATGTGGGAGAACCAGAAGATCTACCCACGGTTCGGATACGAGCTCGTGGAGCGCCGCGTGGAAGGCCCGTACGACCGCTTCCACTACCGCAAGTCGCTCGCCCACTACTGA
- a CDS encoding DUF402 domain-containing protein — MSARSVEVVLVKAGRTKIRYAAELLADDGTHLVVRAPWAGEGARDFGFVRFESGDVFTEHYWRDRWYAVKEVRTGDGALKGWYCDITRPAVLDGDKLTVEDLDLDLWVSEDASSVLRLDEDEFEASGLREADPAAAWQAVRALDELELLAREGKLTALLAHTG, encoded by the coding sequence ATGTCCGCACGCTCGGTTGAGGTGGTCCTGGTCAAGGCAGGCCGGACCAAGATCCGCTACGCCGCCGAGCTGCTCGCGGACGACGGCACCCATCTGGTGGTCCGCGCGCCGTGGGCGGGCGAGGGTGCGCGCGATTTCGGCTTCGTACGCTTCGAGAGCGGCGATGTGTTCACCGAGCACTACTGGCGGGACCGCTGGTACGCGGTGAAGGAGGTCCGTACCGGCGACGGCGCGCTCAAGGGCTGGTACTGCGACATCACCCGCCCCGCCGTCCTCGACGGCGACAAGCTGACCGTCGAGGACCTGGACCTGGATCTGTGGGTGTCGGAGGACGCTTCGTCGGTGCTGCGCCTGGACGAGGACGAGTTCGAGGCGAGCGGCCTGCGGGAGGCGGACCCGGCGGCGGCCTGGCAGGCCGTACGGGCCCTGGACGAGCTCGAACTTCTTGCCCGCGAGGGCAAGTTGACGGCGCTGCTCGCTCACACCGGTTAG
- a CDS encoding GNAT family N-acetyltransferase, whose protein sequence is MTVIVRDFRAHDAKDAQAVARARRAAIPFEVTTPASILFGVRTANPAKKYRLLIAEIDGEIVGTAHVGMAYDSVEPGQSYATPQIHPDHRGHGAGSLLLRTAEEHLAAEGAANVYAWVMDTPESRAFAEKRGYRPTRPAHFQRLDLANGTLPPLPELPAGVELRTAADFEADPRPVFQADAEATSDEPSDISMDFDDYDDWIRHTWNNPLLDRELTTVVLVDGEVAAFTAAQSDGGTRYMSGMTGTLRAHRGRGFAKLAKTDSLRRARAAGYTDAFTSNDADNGPMLAINKWFGYEICATEVRHVRTLG, encoded by the coding sequence ATGACCGTGATCGTCCGTGACTTCCGTGCCCATGATGCCAAGGACGCCCAAGCCGTGGCCCGGGCCCGCCGTGCCGCCATACCCTTCGAGGTGACGACCCCCGCGTCCATCCTCTTCGGCGTGCGGACCGCCAACCCCGCCAAGAAGTACCGGCTGTTGATCGCCGAGATCGACGGCGAGATCGTCGGCACGGCCCACGTCGGCATGGCGTACGACAGCGTTGAGCCCGGCCAGTCGTACGCCACCCCCCAGATCCACCCCGACCACCGCGGCCATGGAGCGGGGTCGCTGCTGCTCCGCACCGCCGAGGAGCATCTGGCGGCCGAAGGCGCGGCGAACGTGTACGCCTGGGTGATGGACACCCCCGAGTCCCGGGCCTTCGCCGAGAAGCGCGGTTACCGGCCCACCCGCCCAGCCCACTTCCAGCGTCTTGACCTGGCGAACGGCACGCTGCCCCCGCTGCCGGAGCTGCCCGCGGGCGTCGAGCTGCGTACCGCCGCGGACTTCGAGGCCGATCCGCGGCCGGTGTTCCAGGCCGACGCCGAGGCCACCTCGGACGAGCCCAGCGACATCAGCATGGACTTCGACGACTACGACGACTGGATCCGCCACACCTGGAACAACCCGCTGCTGGACCGTGAGCTCACCACGGTCGTGCTGGTGGACGGCGAGGTCGCGGCCTTCACCGCCGCACAGTCGGACGGCGGCACCCGCTATATGTCCGGCATGACAGGCACGCTGCGCGCCCACCGCGGGCGGGGCTTTGCGAAGCTCGCCAAGACGGACTCGCTGCGCCGCGCCCGCGCGGCGGGCTACACGGACGCGTTCACCAGCAATGACGCCGACAATGGCCCCATGCTGGCCATCAACAAATGGTTCGGTTACGAGATCTGCGCGACGGAGGTACGTCATGTCCGCACGCTCGGTTGA
- a CDS encoding GntR family transcriptional regulator: MTLKIVIDTDSATAPYEQLRAQISTQARAGRLPVGYKLPTVRGLAEELGLAANTVAKAYRALESDGVIETRGRNGTFVAAAGDAAERQAATAAAAYAEQAHRLGLTRADALSAVQDALRAAYGS, translated from the coding sequence GTGACCTTGAAGATCGTCATTGACACGGACTCGGCGACCGCGCCGTACGAACAGCTGCGCGCCCAGATCTCGACGCAGGCTCGCGCGGGCCGGCTGCCCGTCGGCTACAAGCTGCCGACTGTACGGGGGCTCGCCGAGGAACTGGGGCTCGCGGCCAACACGGTGGCCAAGGCGTACCGCGCGCTCGAGTCGGACGGGGTGATCGAGACGCGCGGCCGCAACGGCACCTTCGTCGCCGCGGCGGGTGATGCGGCCGAGCGGCAGGCGGCTACGGCCGCGGCGGCCTATGCCGAGCAGGCGCATCGGCTCGGCCTCACGCGTGCCGACGCGCTGTCGGCGGTGCAGGACGCGTTGCGCGCGGCATACGGGAGCTGA